A part of Kineosporia sp. NBRC 101731 genomic DNA contains:
- a CDS encoding DUF1800 domain-containing protein, giving the protein MPELPPPPAPDRRSRRVAAESSHDAGRLSRRTLVAAGGTGVAAATATAAFLLKPSGGTATAAPTTGPVTLTAAQRTANAAEAADVARAAKATATESTTGSAAEGTGSTATTSSSSTTAAAATYSMNRDLDPALLLSRATYGHTTASAAELRRLGPKKWLEWQLQPAKISDPGVKVLGQYWPQLSRTISQVKAATDGKDYWMPLMGDHIGRAIFSRRQLFEVMVDFWSNHLNVFPSDAPGGTYETRHAYQRDVIRRHALGDFESMLLASAFHPTMLAYLNGNGSTGQEPNENYAREILELHTVGVDAGYTERDVRRGALLLTGWKLDDQLRATYLPANHYVGKLRVFGFTTANATAASGKAAQRAYVKYLARHPKTAQHIARKLAVRFVSDNPPASLVKKLAAAYTKNDTKIAPVLRMLFSSKEFSVSKGKKLRRPMEQLVATARALDLKPATDPIGLLDLVQISRQAGHGPVSWPQPNGYDDSAASYQSPAAALIIFNATSAWLVGGGARLKNPGFVGFLKNPPTNRTAAVTATARKLLGRNPTTAERKAVTTLLNSATLGGQKLPTTFTAGSQQQRETIYLTAMLLLSSPAHLTR; this is encoded by the coding sequence ATGCCCGAGCTGCCCCCGCCGCCCGCACCGGACCGGCGGTCCCGACGGGTCGCCGCCGAGTCGAGCCACGACGCCGGGCGCCTCTCGCGCCGCACGCTGGTGGCGGCCGGCGGTACCGGCGTGGCCGCGGCGACCGCCACCGCCGCCTTCCTGCTGAAGCCCTCCGGTGGGACCGCCACCGCAGCACCCACGACCGGGCCGGTCACGCTGACCGCCGCCCAGCGCACGGCGAACGCCGCCGAGGCGGCCGATGTCGCCCGGGCGGCGAAGGCCACGGCCACCGAGAGCACGACCGGGAGCGCCGCCGAGGGCACCGGGTCCACGGCGACCACCTCGTCCTCAAGCACCACCGCCGCGGCCGCGACGTACTCGATGAACCGCGACCTCGACCCCGCGCTGCTGCTGAGCCGGGCCACCTACGGGCACACCACCGCGTCCGCCGCCGAACTCAGGCGCCTGGGCCCGAAGAAGTGGCTCGAATGGCAGCTCCAGCCGGCGAAGATCTCCGACCCGGGCGTGAAGGTGCTGGGGCAGTACTGGCCGCAGCTGAGCCGCACGATCAGCCAGGTGAAGGCCGCGACGGACGGCAAGGACTACTGGATGCCGCTGATGGGTGACCACATCGGTCGCGCCATCTTCAGCCGCCGCCAGCTGTTCGAGGTGATGGTCGACTTCTGGTCCAACCACCTCAACGTCTTCCCCTCCGACGCCCCCGGAGGCACCTACGAGACCCGGCACGCCTACCAGCGCGACGTGATCCGCCGGCACGCCCTGGGCGACTTCGAGTCGATGCTGCTGGCCAGCGCCTTCCACCCGACGATGCTGGCCTACCTGAACGGCAACGGTTCCACCGGCCAGGAGCCGAACGAGAACTACGCCCGGGAGATCCTGGAGCTGCACACGGTCGGTGTCGACGCCGGGTACACCGAGCGCGATGTGCGCAGGGGCGCCCTGCTGCTGACCGGCTGGAAGCTCGACGACCAGCTGCGCGCCACCTACCTGCCGGCTAACCACTATGTCGGCAAGCTCAGGGTTTTCGGCTTCACCACGGCGAACGCCACCGCCGCCTCGGGGAAGGCGGCCCAGCGCGCCTACGTGAAATACCTGGCCCGGCATCCGAAGACGGCCCAGCACATCGCCCGCAAGCTGGCGGTGCGGTTCGTGAGCGACAACCCGCCCGCGTCGCTGGTGAAGAAGCTGGCCGCCGCCTACACCAAGAACGACACGAAGATCGCTCCGGTGCTGCGGATGCTGTTCTCCTCGAAGGAGTTCTCGGTCTCGAAGGGAAAGAAGCTGCGCCGGCCGATGGAGCAGCTGGTGGCCACCGCCCGCGCCCTGGACCTGAAGCCGGCCACCGACCCGATCGGGCTGCTCGACCTGGTGCAGATCAGCCGGCAGGCCGGGCACGGTCCGGTCTCCTGGCCCCAGCCGAACGGCTACGACGACTCGGCGGCCTCGTACCAGTCGCCCGCCGCCGCGCTCATCATCTTCAACGCCACCTCGGCCTGGCTGGTCGGCGGCGGGGCCCGGCTCAAGAACCCGGGCTTCGTGGGCTTCCTGAAGAATCCCCCGACGAACCGCACGGCCGCCGTCACCGCCACGGCCCGTAAACTCCTGGGCCGCAACCCGACCACGGCCGAACGCAAGGCCGTCACCACGCTGCTGAACTCGGCGACGCTCGGGGGTCAGAAACTGCCCACCACGTTCACCGCCGGGTCCCAGCAGCAGCGAGAGACCATCTATCTGACGGCGATGCTGCTGCTGTCGTCACCCGCCCACCTGACCCGATAG
- a CDS encoding FtsK/SpoIIIE domain-containing protein: MLHDSDLLGLDRLLEPLLPHPDRGLGATASSSVPRLHVPVGIGPDDTVCRADLRGHTLVTGPPGSGRSSTIAVLMAALALTRTPDEVQFHCLATGPGPADLAGLPHVGTVIAPDDRAAVIGLLQQLSTRPHPDTEIYLVIDCPAQLSALGPELIATADAAPGREAHLLVAADSEAQVPDGLRTWFTTHVDLEGSVGGRVTGPDGRATPFTPVAARIGLPSTVDGAVDGADGADDADDAVAARRRLAATVDEYWQPRAGAPTLVNPTSSVRPSALPTASTTLQVPLGAGPGRPAPVLHDFARHRALIVRGPKASGRTTLLRSIAEELVRGRTPAQVRLLLVDYRAGLMECVAEDFLLGHAFHANALRDLIDGTLWALAGRRQGPGGQNSTEWRGPRLYVLVDDHVHAPDDEDIWSPVLEHLGGEQDAGVHLVLAEAVDQPAPTEDDVSSITLSEALLDIGAATVDLPEPGSDVPVATYRADGRTTGFTWIY; encoded by the coding sequence TTGCTTCACGACAGCGATCTGCTGGGTCTGGACCGGCTCCTCGAGCCCCTGCTCCCCCACCCCGACCGCGGGCTCGGTGCGACCGCGTCGTCCTCAGTCCCCCGACTGCACGTCCCGGTCGGCATCGGCCCCGACGACACCGTCTGCCGGGCCGATCTGCGTGGCCACACCCTGGTCACCGGCCCGCCCGGTAGCGGCCGCAGCAGCACGATCGCGGTGCTCATGGCCGCTCTGGCCCTGACCCGCACACCCGACGAGGTGCAGTTCCACTGCCTCGCCACCGGGCCGGGTCCCGCCGACCTGGCCGGTCTGCCGCACGTGGGCACGGTGATCGCCCCCGACGACCGCGCCGCGGTGATCGGCCTGCTGCAGCAACTGAGCACCCGGCCGCACCCCGACACCGAGATCTACCTGGTCATCGACTGCCCGGCGCAGTTGTCGGCGCTGGGTCCCGAACTGATCGCGACCGCCGACGCCGCCCCGGGTCGCGAGGCGCACCTTCTGGTCGCGGCCGACAGTGAGGCGCAGGTTCCCGACGGTTTGAGGACGTGGTTCACCACCCACGTCGATCTCGAGGGTTCCGTGGGGGGCCGGGTGACCGGGCCGGACGGCCGCGCGACGCCGTTCACCCCGGTCGCCGCGCGTATCGGCCTGCCGTCCACAGTTGATGGCGCGGTTGATGGCGCTGATGGCGCTGATGACGCTGATGACGCGGTCGCGGCCCGGCGCCGCCTGGCCGCGACGGTCGATGAGTACTGGCAGCCGCGGGCCGGGGCGCCCACGCTGGTGAACCCGACCTCGTCCGTCCGCCCGTCGGCCCTCCCCACCGCGAGTACGACGCTGCAGGTGCCGCTGGGTGCCGGGCCCGGCCGGCCCGCGCCCGTGCTGCACGACTTCGCCCGGCACCGGGCCCTGATCGTGCGCGGGCCGAAGGCCAGTGGCCGCACCACCCTGCTGCGTTCGATCGCCGAGGAACTGGTGCGCGGCCGTACCCCGGCCCAGGTCCGCCTTCTGCTGGTCGACTACCGGGCCGGGCTGATGGAGTGCGTGGCCGAGGACTTCCTGCTGGGTCACGCGTTCCACGCCAACGCGCTGCGCGACCTGATCGACGGCACCCTCTGGGCCCTGGCCGGGCGGCGTCAGGGACCCGGCGGCCAGAACAGCACCGAGTGGCGCGGCCCCCGGCTCTACGTGCTCGTCGACGACCACGTGCACGCCCCCGACGACGAGGACATCTGGTCCCCCGTGCTGGAGCACCTGGGCGGCGAGCAGGACGCGGGCGTGCACCTGGTGCTGGCCGAGGCCGTCGACCAGCCTGCGCCGACCGAGGACGACGTCAGCAGCATCACGCTGAGCGAGGCGCTGCTCGACATCGGCGCCGCGACCGTGGACCTGCCCGAACCCGGCTCCGACGTGCCGGTGGCGACCTACCGTGCGGACGGCCGGACGACCGGCTTCACCTGGATTTATTAG
- a CDS encoding right-handed parallel beta-helix repeat-containing protein, whose protein sequence is MAGRLNVARAILNVSATGSDSYRTVSDAVAAASPGDVISIQPGTYTESVVLDREVTLSAAGAAEVWIESRDQPAVLVATESAALSGIGIRHHGRQSSAIDVQTGRLRMDECRVQADSVAALFAHGAVEVQARGCDFTNPGGAGLLFVDGAEGRIGECRIHRTTSSAVVIRSGANPQLVDCTIEEVEGSGLLAADNARGAIRSTRISRAGNPAVAIEGASSTLIAGTTIESAAGVGLLVASSSTPVLQDCVIVDSGAQGIVLVEQAAPELRRVGVRSPASYGVQVLSGSAGTFAECSVSDAGNVGVTVTDDASTTFEALVVTGGSTVGVAVAGSATPIFDDLRIERPATTGLQVGGQATPQVRRAVISGTGDDAVVVDGHAGGAYQDLTISRAGGIGISVTSGGLPAFSGVTITNPVGSGVRVHGGHLELSGTEITDAGSEGVLVTEEGTARLRRTRVSRSRRTGLEWTSGSGGSATECEVTDGGADGIRVRSNAELHLTDCTGRNNGGAGLRVQTSGEQLSVTRFRGTANGASDVFGDHTTIVDAPDEPMEDTDEELPDGASETTPVPTPRAGETEVATSSSAPPRSFGTGRLAQLLGELNSLVGLAEVKREVETLVRLHQMADRRAAAGLPSPPLSRHLVFAGSPGTGKTTIARLYGQILAELGVISTGQLVEVGRPDLVASVVGGTALKTAERFQEALGGVLFIDEAYTLSAAASGGPDFGREAIDTLVKLMEDHREEVVVVVAGYTQDMRKFLASNPGLASRFSRTIDFADYVAADLVTIVEGLCGTHSYRLEFETRAALLTYFQNLPRDDAFGNGRSARKVFEEMVGRQAYRLAEDPDANPVALTRLLPDDLGALPGSSIGAGAGQVDTDRVDALLGQLEQMVGLADVKREVSNMVDLLASSRQRLAAGLPAPPLSRHLIFAGPPGTGKTTIARLYGQILAALGVLAGGQVVEVGRPDLVGEYVGHTAQRTTEAFDKARGGVLFVDEAYALTNQGGGSGNDFGREAIDTLVKLMEDHRDEVVVIAAGYADEMESFLNVNPGLASRFSHRVRFADYSVDELVTIVCQHAATAGYECTGSTVAALRSRFAATARGSSFGNGRFARQVLDEAVTRHAKRLRGMSSPSMQDLVLLLPADFAAS, encoded by the coding sequence GTGGCAGGCAGGCTGAACGTGGCCCGGGCGATCCTCAATGTCTCCGCCACGGGCTCGGACTCGTACCGGACCGTCAGTGACGCGGTGGCCGCGGCCTCGCCGGGTGACGTGATCTCGATCCAGCCCGGCACCTACACCGAGTCGGTGGTGCTGGACCGGGAGGTGACGCTCTCGGCGGCCGGGGCCGCCGAGGTGTGGATCGAGTCCCGCGACCAGCCGGCCGTTCTCGTCGCGACCGAGTCCGCGGCACTGTCCGGGATCGGCATCCGGCACCACGGCCGGCAGTCGTCGGCCATCGACGTGCAGACCGGGCGGCTACGCATGGACGAGTGCCGGGTGCAGGCCGACAGTGTCGCGGCGCTCTTCGCGCACGGCGCGGTCGAGGTGCAGGCCCGGGGCTGTGACTTCACCAACCCGGGCGGTGCCGGGCTGTTGTTCGTCGACGGCGCGGAGGGCCGGATCGGTGAGTGCCGTATCCACCGCACCACCTCGTCCGCCGTCGTGATCCGCAGCGGTGCCAATCCGCAACTGGTCGACTGCACCATCGAGGAGGTCGAGGGCAGCGGGCTGCTGGCCGCCGACAACGCGCGGGGGGCGATCCGCAGCACCCGCATCAGCCGGGCGGGCAACCCGGCGGTGGCGATCGAGGGCGCCAGTTCCACGCTGATCGCCGGCACGACGATCGAGTCGGCCGCGGGGGTCGGGCTTCTCGTGGCCTCGAGTTCCACACCGGTGCTTCAGGACTGCGTGATCGTCGACTCCGGGGCGCAGGGCATCGTTCTGGTCGAGCAGGCCGCGCCGGAGTTGCGACGGGTCGGTGTGCGATCGCCCGCGAGCTACGGCGTGCAGGTGCTCTCCGGGTCGGCGGGAACCTTCGCCGAGTGCTCGGTGTCCGACGCCGGCAACGTCGGGGTCACCGTGACCGACGACGCCTCGACTACTTTCGAGGCCCTGGTGGTGACCGGTGGTTCCACGGTCGGTGTCGCCGTGGCCGGGAGCGCCACACCGATCTTCGACGACCTTCGCATCGAGCGACCGGCCACGACCGGTCTACAGGTGGGTGGTCAGGCGACGCCGCAGGTACGCCGGGCGGTCATCTCCGGTACCGGCGATGATGCCGTGGTGGTCGACGGGCACGCGGGGGGCGCCTACCAGGACCTGACCATCAGCCGGGCCGGTGGTATCGGTATCAGTGTGACGTCCGGCGGCCTGCCGGCTTTCAGCGGGGTGACGATCACGAACCCGGTCGGTTCCGGAGTGCGGGTCCACGGTGGTCACCTCGAGCTGAGCGGGACCGAGATCACCGACGCGGGTTCCGAGGGCGTACTGGTGACGGAGGAGGGCACCGCCCGGCTCCGTCGCACCCGGGTCAGCCGGTCCCGCCGCACCGGGCTGGAATGGACCTCCGGATCGGGCGGTTCGGCCACCGAGTGCGAGGTGACCGACGGCGGGGCCGACGGCATCCGGGTGCGGTCCAACGCGGAACTGCACCTGACCGACTGCACCGGCCGCAACAACGGTGGGGCCGGGCTGCGGGTGCAGACGTCCGGGGAGCAGCTGAGCGTCACCCGTTTCCGGGGGACGGCCAACGGCGCCTCGGACGTGTTCGGTGACCACACGACGATCGTCGACGCTCCGGATGAGCCGATGGAGGACACCGACGAGGAGCTGCCGGACGGCGCGTCCGAGACCACCCCGGTACCGACCCCGCGAGCGGGGGAGACCGAGGTGGCCACGTCGTCCTCTGCTCCACCCAGATCTTTCGGCACCGGACGGCTGGCCCAGCTCCTGGGCGAGCTGAACTCACTGGTCGGTCTCGCCGAGGTGAAGCGCGAGGTGGAGACCCTGGTGCGGTTGCACCAGATGGCCGATCGCCGGGCCGCGGCCGGCCTTCCGTCACCACCGTTGTCCCGGCACCTGGTGTTCGCCGGGTCGCCCGGTACCGGCAAGACGACGATCGCCCGGTTGTACGGGCAGATCCTGGCCGAGCTCGGGGTGATCAGCACCGGTCAGCTGGTCGAGGTCGGTCGCCCCGACCTGGTCGCGAGCGTGGTCGGGGGCACCGCTCTGAAGACTGCCGAGCGTTTCCAGGAGGCGCTCGGCGGAGTGCTTTTCATCGACGAGGCCTACACCCTGTCGGCGGCGGCCTCGGGCGGTCCGGACTTCGGCCGGGAGGCGATCGACACGCTGGTGAAGCTGATGGAGGACCATCGCGAGGAGGTGGTGGTGGTCGTGGCCGGGTACACCCAGGACATGCGCAAGTTCCTGGCGAGCAACCCGGGCCTGGCATCCCGGTTCTCGCGCACCATCGACTTCGCCGACTACGTCGCGGCCGACCTGGTGACGATCGTCGAGGGTCTGTGCGGGACGCACTCCTACCGGCTGGAGTTCGAGACCCGGGCCGCTCTGCTCACCTACTTCCAGAATCTGCCGCGGGACGATGCCTTCGGCAACGGCCGGAGCGCCCGCAAGGTGTTCGAGGAGATGGTCGGCCGGCAGGCCTACCGGCTGGCGGAGGATCCGGACGCCAACCCGGTGGCGCTGACCCGGCTGCTGCCCGACGACCTCGGGGCCCTGCCGGGCAGTTCGATCGGCGCCGGCGCGGGGCAGGTCGACACCGACCGCGTGGACGCGCTGCTGGGTCAGCTGGAACAGATGGTGGGCCTGGCCGACGTCAAGCGCGAGGTCAGCAACATGGTCGACCTGCTGGCGTCGTCGCGGCAGCGTCTGGCGGCCGGGCTTCCCGCGCCGCCGCTCTCGCGGCACCTGATCTTCGCCGGGCCCCCCGGAACCGGTAAGACCACGATCGCGCGGCTGTACGGGCAGATCCTGGCCGCGCTGGGTGTGCTGGCCGGTGGGCAGGTGGTCGAGGTGGGCCGGCCCGACCTGGTCGGGGAGTATGTCGGTCACACCGCGCAGCGCACCACGGAGGCCTTCGACAAGGCCCGGGGCGGGGTTCTTTTCGTGGACGAGGCGTACGCGCTGACGAACCAGGGCGGAGGCTCGGGGAATGACTTCGGTCGGGAAGCCATCGACACCCTGGTCAAGCTGATGGAGGACCACCGGGACGAGGTGGTGGTGATCGCGGCCGGGTACGCGGACGAGATGGAGTCGTTCCTCAATGTGAACCCGGGCCTGGCCTCACGGTTCTCGCACCGTGTGCGGTTCGCCGACTACAGCGTCGACGAACTCGTGACGATCGTCTGTCAGCATGCGGCCACGGCCGGGTACGAGTGCACCGGTTCGACCGTGGCGGCGCTGC